A window of Mangifera indica cultivar Alphonso chromosome 13, CATAS_Mindica_2.1, whole genome shotgun sequence contains these coding sequences:
- the LOC123194134 gene encoding protein trichome birefringence-like 5 isoform X2 has product MGGKNLYATTSVILVMFFLSIFLFSKRTLEPSISFHGDLFPLTDLVKSPESDFDPGSVPLSPSTNATISLITTQTSEKPEIESFENVNPPTEDSITWTSAKNESGLASEFEKPHICNFYMGSWVRDEEYPIYRPGSCPYVDEAYDCQTNGRQDSSYLKWRWKPVACDLPRFNATDFLERLRSKRLMLVGDSMNRNQFESLLCLLREGLADKSRMYEIHGYKITKGRGYYVFKFLDYNCTVEFVRSHFLVKEGTRLNNYGSSNPTLSIDQIDKTANRWKRADILVFNTGHWWVHGKTARGKNYYKEGDYLYPKFDAVEAYRRALKTWAKWIDSNIKPSNQLVFYRGYSSAHFRTRGVNEKLKFGS; this is encoded by the exons ATGGGCGGCAAGAACCTTTACGCAACTACGTCCGTGATCCTTGTCATGTTCTTCCTAAgtatttttctcttctccaaACGCACTCTAGAGCCTTCTATCTCTTTTCACGGGGACTTGTTCCCTCTCACAGACCTTGTTAAGTCACCTGAGTCTGACTTTGACCCGGGCTCCGTACCACTCAGCCCATCAACAAATGCGACCATATCTTTAATTACTACTCAAACTTCTGAGAAACCGGAAATTGAGTCCTTTGAGAATGTTAACCCACCAACAGAAGATTCCATTACTTGGACTTCTGCTAAAAATGAGAGTGGTTTGGCTAGTGAGTTTGAGAAACCTcacatttgtaatttttatatggGGAGTTGGGTGAGAGACGAAGAGTATCCAATTTATAGACCAGGTTCGTGCCCCTATGTAGACGAAGCATATGATTGCCAAACCAATGGACGGCAAGATTCCTCATATCTCAAATGGCGATGGAAGCCTGTTGCTTGTGATCTTCCTAg GTTTAATGCGACAGACTTTTTGGAGAGACTGAGAAGTAAAAGGCTAATGCTTGTTGGAGATTCCATGAATCGAAATCAGTTTGAGTCACTATTATGCCTCCTCCGTGAAGGCCTGGCTGATAAGAGCAGAATGTATGAGATCCATGGCTACAAAATAACAAAGGGAAGGGGATACTATGTATTCAAATTTCTG GACTATAATTGTACCGTGGAATTTGTGAGATCACATTTCCTTGTGAAGGAAGGTACCCGCCTGAATAACTATGGCAGTTCAAATCCAACTCTGTCAATTGATCAAATTGACAAGACAGCCAACCGATGGAAGCGGGCTGACATTCTTGTGTTTAATACTGGCCACTGGTGGGTTCATGGAAAGACAGCCCGGGG GAAAAACTACTATAAAGAAGGTGATTATTTGTATCCAAAGTTTGATGCAGTCGAAGCTTACCGAAGGGCTTTGAAGACCTGGGCAAAATGGATTGATAGTAACATAAAACCATCAAATCAGTTGGTTTTTTATCGTGGATACTCTTCTGCTCATTTCAG GACTAGGGGTGTAAacgaaaaactcaagtttggctctTGA